A genome region from Pyrenophora tritici-repentis strain M4 chromosome 9, whole genome shotgun sequence includes the following:
- a CDS encoding MIP-T3 multi-domain protein, whose translation MTDDVQRQLLQAWASDVGHVVGVGSPKAEFARLAKAKGWAGGDEEWCRHWKMCFSEVYPYGNNDLAEDLGALTLSRASSYSVISASDDSLADVRSLNSERSEPAIIPGISLNAINSRSRCSSIDSIVSINTVLSNATVQSLEEFSGAETGVGYGEGVSLSAENNNSNNSGRDGVAQTLNLCIRQRTRRTSDVPAAASAASPSLLNPAWNAWPNFTPDASATFKAEFKRLAATQGWSNKDRHAQLRSLLTSEVSFWWNANGDKLAQWRQLCEDMGFKEDFRTIKQCKNALKPLKVNLYSVVNHKRNPIYPIVTYKTRNALRSYVLHLALVLRYPRSGNSLIDRFIRTNSAGASNESHGRRVGFQSYSTVVDRNIGAAPDVKSQKPAEKASSMGSAKGKAQLESSKKKATPQKASSSGSGKAKNRPEQDKKKAEPQKESSKSSKKGATPPGSNKKANPQNPSSGSSKKGKTPPASNKKKANPQNASSTSSKKSRSPKNLARWRHFKGFTPESDKSFSEEFSRLAQRCKWDKEDRKKYRILLFDPEFDGHSDDASSLESWQLLCRLCSINPVPDSIPKCMNALDSILVNIYKVENAKDTGKPHIPFETFEEFRNHTMENGNRYPLEKAKKDEQKKIFLKRLNGDATQ comes from the exons ATGACGGACGATGTGCAGAGGCAGCTGCTGCAGGCTTGGGCGAGCGATGTTGGTCACGTTGTTGGGGTAGGTTCGCCCAAGGCTGAGTTCGCGCGCTTGGCAAAGGCGAAGGGGTGGGCTGGTGGTGATGAGGAGTGGTGTCGGCACTGGAAGATGTGTTTCTCAGAGGTGTATCCATATGGAAACA ACGATCTAGCAGAGGATTTAGGCGCGCTCACGTTGTCGCGGGCATCCTCGTACTCGGTCATCTCAGCTTCCGACGACTCGTTGGCGGATGTCCGGTCGCTAAACAGCGAACGCTCAGAACCCGCAATCATCCCCGGGATATCCCTCAACGCCATCAACTCTAGATCTCGCTGTAGTTCAATCGACAGCATAGTCTCGATCAACACAGTCCTCTCAAACGCCACCGTGCAGTCCCTAGAAGAGTTCTCGGGCGCAGAAACCGGTGTCGGCTACGGCGAAGGCGTATCCCTTTCCGCCGaaaacaacaacagcaacaatAGCGGCCGTGACGGCGTAGCTCAAACCCTCAACCTGTGTATCCGCCAGAGGACACGTCGTACCTCGGATGTTCCCGCTGCGGCATCCGCCGCCTCACCTTCCCTACTAAACCCAGCCTGGAATGCTTGGCCCAACTTCACCCCAGACGCCAGCGCAACCTTCAAGGCGGAATTCAAACGCCTCGCCGCCACACAAGGGTGGAGCAACAAGGATAGACACGCGCAGCTACGCAGCTTACTCACGTCTGAAGTGTCGTTTTGGTGGAACGCTAATGGCGATAAGCTTGCGCAGTGGAGGCAGTTGTGCGAGGATATGGGGTTTAAAGAGGATTTTCGTACGATTAAGCAGTGTAAGAAT GCACTCAAACCCCTCAAAGTCAACCTCTACTCCGTCGTCAATCACAAGCGTAACCCCATCTACCCCATCGTAACGTATAAGACGCGCAATGCGCTTCGCAGCTACGTTC TTCATCTGGCGCTCGTTCTTCGTTATCCCAGGAGCGGAAATAGTTTGATCGACCGCTTCATTCGTACAAACTCCGCTGGTGCATCCAATGAGTCTCATGGCAGACGTGTTGGCTTTCAGTCGTACTCGACAGTTGTTGACAGGAACATTGGTGCGGCGCCGGATGTGAAGAGCCAGAAACCTGCAGAGAAAGCATCTTCGATGGGTTCTGCGAAGGGTAAAGCTCAGTTGGAGTCAAGCAAGAAGAAGGCTACACCACAGAAGGCATCATCATCAGGTTCTGGGAAGGCTAAGAATAGACCGGAACAAGATAAGAAGAAGGCTGAACCACAGAAGGAATCTTCAAAGTCGTCTAAGAAGGGTGCAACTCCGCCTGGATCAAACAAAAAGGCAAACCCTCAGAACCCATCCTCCGGATCGTCCAAGAAGGGTAAAACTCCGCCTGCATCGAACAAAAAGAAGGCAAACCCACAGAACGCATCATCTACATCATCCAAGAAGTCCCGCTCACCGAAGAACCTCGCGCGCTGGCGGCACTTCAAAGGCTTCACCCCCGAGTCTGATAAAAGTTTCAGCGAAGAGTTCAGTCGTCTTGCTCAGCGCTGCAAGTGGGACAAAGAAGATCGCAAGAAATACCGTATCCTGCTGTTCGACCCAGAATTCGATGGGCACTCCGACGACGCGAGCAGCCTCGAGAGTTGGCAGTTGTTATGCCGCCTCTGCAGCATCAACCCTGTACCTGACAGCATCCCGAAGTGCATGAAT GCCTTGGACAGCATCCTCGTCAACATTTACAAGGTTGAGAACGCAAAAGATACGGGCAAGCCCCACATTCCATTCGAGACGTTTGAAGAGTTTCGCAACCACACCATGGAGAATGGCAACAGATACCCGCTTGAAAAGGCGAAGAAAGACGAGCAGAAGAAGATCTTTCTTAAGAGACTCAATGGCGATGCTACTCAGTAG
- a CDS encoding MhpC, hydrolase or acyltransferase (alpha-beta hydrolase superfamily) translates to MYQENESMQLEDGRTLSYAIYGSPMPRQTIVYLHGFPSSRYEGKLWHSSCATRNVRLIAPDRPGSGLSGFQVKRRILDFPSDVLALTEHLKIHQFYILGLSGGAPYVLACVKKIAKDRLLGATVVSGLYPAEFGSARTMLSSRIILWVAPWTPGLTATLLDSMMGKASRDNDPKLLEAIMSREIDDGHPGDQKVIKGPQNWPTFVAMTRESFQQGSEGASWEAKLHGSDWGFSLAQLSVGDQGVPLTLWHGLDDRNCPATMAQQAKDFMPGSVLRLKEGEGHVSFIFRDAQEILDDLLGQAEIEEYIIPAIL, encoded by the coding sequence ATGTATCAAGAAAATGAAAGCATGCAACTGGAAGACGGCCGTACTCTTTCATACGCGATATATGGCAGTCCCATGCCGCGGCAGACAATCGTCTACCTCCACGGCTTCCCCTCGTCACGGTACGAAGGCAAGCTATGGCACTCGAGCTGCGCGACCCGCAACGTCCGCCTCATTGCGCCCGACCGACCAGGCAGCGGGCTCTCCGGTTTCCAAGTCAAGCGCCGCATTCTCGACTTCCCCAGcgacgtgctggcgctgacGGAGCATCTCAAAATCCACCAATTCTACATCCTCGGCCTATCCGGAGGCGCGCCCTACGTGCTGGCGTGCGTGAAGAAGATTGCCAAGGACCGTCTTCTGGGTGCGACTGTGGTCAGCGGACTGTACCCAGCTGAATTCGGCAGCGCGCGCACAATGTTGTCATCGCGCATCATCCTGTGGGTTGCGCCGTGGACGCCGGGCTTGACGGCGACATTACTAGATAGCATGATGGGCAAAGCAAGTCGTGATAACGACCCCAAACTTCTCGAAGCAATCATGTCGCGGGAAATTGACGATGGACACCCTGGCGACCAGAAGGTTATAAAGGGCCCACAGAATTGGCCCACTTTTGTAGCCATGACCAGGGAATCATTCCAACAGGGCAGCGAAGGCGCGAGCTGGGAGGCCAAACTGCATGGTAGCGACTGGGGCTTTAGTCTTGCGCAGTTGAGCGTTGGGGATCAGGGTGTTCCACTTACGTTGTGGCATGGCTTGGATGATAGGAATTGTCCGGCGACCATGGCGCAACAGGCCAAAGACTTTATGCCAGGAAGTGTGCTGCGCTTGAAGGAAGGAGAGGGCCATGTAAGCTTCATTTTCCGCGATGCTCAGGAAATTCTGGATGATTTGCTTGGTCAAGCAGAAATTGAAGAGTACATTATACCTGCTATTTTGTAG